In Streptomyces sp. NBC_01717, one DNA window encodes the following:
- the sufC gene encoding Fe-S cluster assembly ATPase SufC has protein sequence MATLEIRDLHVSVEADNATKEILKGVDLIVKQGETHAIMGPNGSGKSTLAYSLAGHPKYTITSGTVTLDGEDVLAMTVDERARAGLFLAMQYPVEIPGVSVSNFLRTSATAVRGEAPKLRTWVKEVKETMADLQMDPAFAERNVNEGFSGGEKKRHEILQLELLKPKVAILDETDSGLDVDALRVVSEGVNRVRETGEVGTLLITHYTRILRYIKPDFVHVFANGRIAESGGAELADKLENEGYEAYVKGGASA, from the coding sequence ATGGCAACGCTTGAAATCCGCGACCTGCACGTCTCCGTCGAGGCCGACAACGCCACGAAGGAGATCCTCAAGGGCGTCGACCTGATCGTGAAGCAGGGCGAGACCCACGCCATCATGGGCCCCAACGGGTCCGGCAAGTCGACCCTCGCGTACTCCCTCGCGGGTCACCCCAAGTACACGATCACCAGCGGCACGGTGACCCTGGACGGCGAGGACGTCCTGGCGATGACCGTCGACGAGCGCGCCCGCGCCGGCCTCTTCCTGGCCATGCAGTACCCGGTCGAGATCCCCGGTGTCTCGGTCTCCAACTTCCTGCGTACCTCCGCCACCGCCGTCCGCGGCGAGGCGCCCAAGCTGCGTACCTGGGTGAAGGAGGTCAAGGAGACGATGGCCGACCTCCAGATGGACCCGGCGTTCGCCGAGCGCAACGTCAACGAGGGCTTCTCCGGCGGTGAGAAGAAGCGCCACGAGATCCTTCAGCTGGAGCTCCTCAAGCCGAAGGTCGCGATCCTCGACGAGACCGACTCCGGCCTGGACGTCGACGCCCTGCGCGTCGTCTCCGAGGGCGTCAACCGGGTCCGCGAGACCGGCGAGGTCGGCACACTGCTGATCACGCACTACACGCGGATCCTCCGTTACATCAAGCCCGACTTCGTACACGTCTTCGCCAACGGCCGTATTGCCGAGTCCGGCGGCGCCGAGCTCGCCGACAAGCTGGAGAACGAGGGCTACGAGGCATATGTGAAGGGTGGCGCTTCCGCGTGA
- a CDS encoding cysteine desulfurase gives MTQLPGLLDTEAIRKDFPLLDRTVHDGKKIVYLDSAATSQKPRQVLDALSEYYERHNANVHRGVYTIAEEATALYEGARDKVAAFINAPSRNEVIFTKNASESLNLVANMLGWADEPYRVDHETEIVITEMEHHSNIVPWQLLSQRTGAKLKWFGITDDGRLDLSNIDEIITEKTKIVSFTLVSNIMGTINPVEKIIRRAQQVGALVCIDASQAAPHMVLDVQALQADFVAFTGHKMVGPTGIGVLWGRHELLEDLPPFLGGGEMIETVSMHSSTYAPAPHKFEAGTPPIAQAVGLGAAVDYLSAIGMDKIFQHEHAITEYAVKRLLEVPDLKIIGPATAEDRGATISFTLGDIHPHDVGQVLDEQGIAVRVGHHCARPVCLRYGIPATTRASFYLYSTPAEVDALVDGLEHVRNFFG, from the coding sequence GTGACACAGCTGCCGGGCCTCCTCGACACCGAGGCGATCCGCAAGGACTTCCCCCTGCTGGATCGTACGGTCCACGACGGGAAGAAGATCGTTTACCTGGACAGCGCGGCGACTTCGCAGAAGCCGCGCCAGGTGCTCGACGCTCTCAGTGAGTACTACGAGCGGCACAACGCCAACGTCCACCGAGGTGTGTACACGATCGCGGAGGAGGCCACGGCGCTGTACGAAGGCGCCCGTGACAAGGTCGCCGCGTTCATCAACGCGCCGAGCCGCAACGAGGTGATCTTCACCAAGAACGCCTCGGAGTCGCTCAACCTGGTGGCGAACATGCTCGGCTGGGCCGACGAGCCCTACCGGGTGGACCACGAGACCGAGATCGTCATCACGGAGATGGAGCACCACTCCAACATCGTGCCGTGGCAGCTGCTCTCGCAGCGCACCGGCGCGAAGCTGAAGTGGTTCGGCATCACCGACGACGGCCGCCTCGACCTGTCCAACATCGACGAGATCATCACGGAGAAGACGAAGATCGTCTCCTTCACGCTGGTCTCCAACATCATGGGCACGATCAACCCGGTCGAGAAGATCATCCGCCGTGCCCAGCAGGTCGGCGCGCTGGTCTGCATCGACGCCTCGCAGGCCGCCCCGCACATGGTGCTCGACGTGCAGGCGCTGCAGGCCGACTTCGTGGCCTTCACCGGTCACAAGATGGTCGGTCCGACCGGCATCGGTGTGCTCTGGGGCCGCCACGAGCTGCTGGAGGACCTGCCGCCGTTCCTCGGTGGTGGCGAGATGATCGAGACCGTGTCGATGCACTCGTCGACATACGCCCCGGCACCGCACAAGTTCGAGGCGGGTACGCCCCCGATCGCGCAGGCCGTCGGCCTCGGCGCGGCCGTGGACTACCTCTCGGCGATCGGCATGGACAAGATCTTCCAGCACGAGCACGCGATCACCGAGTACGCGGTGAAGCGTCTCCTGGAGGTCCCGGACCTCAAGATCATCGGTCCGGCCACCGCGGAGGACCGCGGCGCCACGATCTCGTTCACGCTCGGCGACATCCACCCGCACGACGTGGGCCAGGTCCTCGACGAGCAGGGCATCGCGGTCCGGGTCGGACACCACTGCGCACGGCCGGTCTGCCTGCGGTACGGAATTCCTGCGACGACGCGAGCGTCGTTCTATCTGTACTCCACGCCTGCCGAGGTCGACGCCCTGGTGGACGGTCTGGAGCATGTACGGAACTTCTTCGGCTGA
- the sufU gene encoding Fe-S cluster assembly sulfur transfer protein SufU has protein sequence MKLDSMYQEVILDHYKHPHGRGLRDGDAEVHHVNPTCGDEITLRVRYDGETIADVSYEGQGCSISQASASVLNELLVGKELGDAQKIQETFLELMQSKGQLEPDDAMEEVLEDAVAFAGVSKYPARVKCALLSWMAWKDATAQALSEGKTA, from the coding sequence GTGAAGCTTGATTCGATGTACCAGGAAGTGATCCTGGACCACTACAAGCACCCCCACGGGCGTGGCCTGCGGGACGGCGACGCCGAGGTGCACCACGTCAACCCGACGTGCGGCGACGAGATCACGCTCCGGGTGAGATACGACGGCGAGACCATCGCCGACGTGTCGTACGAGGGCCAGGGCTGCTCCATCAGCCAGGCCTCCGCCTCCGTGCTGAACGAGCTGCTGGTCGGCAAGGAGCTGGGCGACGCGCAGAAGATCCAGGAAACCTTCCTGGAGCTGATGCAGTCGAAGGGCCAGCTGGAGCCGGACGACGCGATGGAGGAGGTGCTGGAGGACGCGGTCGCGTTCGCCGGCGTCTCGAAGTACCCGGCCCGGGTCAAGTGCGCGCTGCTGAGCTGGATGGCGTGGAAGGACGCGACGGCGCAGGCGCTGTCCGAAGGGAAGACGGCATGA
- a CDS encoding metal-sulfur cluster assembly factor, producing MSDNETLTTKPASEEEVREALYDVVDPELGIDVVNLGLIYGIHIDDANIATLDMTLTSAACPLTDVIEDQAKSATDGIVSELRINWVWMPPWGPDKITDDGREQLRALGFNV from the coding sequence ATGAGCGACAACGAGACTCTCACCACCAAGCCGGCCTCCGAGGAGGAGGTCCGCGAGGCCCTGTACGACGTCGTCGACCCCGAACTGGGCATCGACGTCGTCAACCTGGGCCTGATCTACGGCATCCACATCGACGACGCCAACATCGCCACCCTCGACATGACGCTGACGTCCGCGGCCTGCCCGCTGACCGATGTCATCGAGGACCAGGCGAAGTCCGCGACCGACGGCATCGTCAGTGAGCTGCGGATCAACTGGGTCTGGATGCCGCCGTGGGGCCCGGACAAGATCACGGACGACGGGCGCGAGCAGCTGCGTGCCCTCGGCTTCAACGTCTGA
- a CDS encoding VOC family protein yields MAVSFYSIVVDAHDLPSQARFWCRVLDWKMLFEADDEIVIGADKDAVPGITFVPVPEGKAVKNRLHIDLAPDDQAVEVARIIGLGATRADVGQRADASWVVLADPEGNEFCVLSPKNSLID; encoded by the coding sequence ATGGCCGTTTCCTTTTACTCCATCGTCGTCGACGCCCACGATCTGCCGTCGCAGGCCCGGTTCTGGTGCCGGGTGCTCGACTGGAAGATGCTCTTCGAAGCCGACGACGAAATCGTCATCGGCGCCGACAAGGACGCCGTGCCCGGTATCACTTTCGTCCCCGTACCGGAGGGGAAGGCGGTGAAGAACCGGCTGCACATCGATCTCGCCCCCGATGACCAGGCCGTGGAGGTCGCGCGGATCATCGGCCTCGGGGCCACCCGGGCGGACGTCGGCCAGCGCGCCGATGCGAGCTGGGTGGTGCTGGCAGACCCCGAGGGGAACGAATTCTGCGTGCTGAGCCCGAAGAACTCGCTCATCGACTGA
- a CDS encoding DMT family transporter, translating to MGYGLLAAAIAAEVAGTTAMKYSEGFTRLWPSLITVAGYLLAFSLLAQTLKTLSMGTAYAIWAGIGTAAVATIGILFMGESGNPVKVAGIALVIAGVVVLNLGGAH from the coding sequence ATGGGATACGGGCTGCTGGCCGCGGCCATCGCGGCGGAGGTGGCCGGGACGACGGCCATGAAGTACAGCGAGGGCTTCACCCGGCTGTGGCCCTCGCTCATCACCGTCGCCGGCTATCTGCTGGCCTTCTCGCTGCTCGCGCAGACACTCAAGACACTGTCCATGGGCACCGCGTATGCCATCTGGGCCGGGATCGGCACGGCCGCGGTCGCCACCATAGGCATCCTGTTCATGGGGGAGTCCGGCAACCCGGTCAAGGTGGCGGGCATCGCCCTGGTCATCGCCGGTGTGGTGGTGCTCAACCTGGGCGGAGCCCACTGA
- a CDS encoding TetR/AcrR family transcriptional regulator, producing the protein MARRYDPERRGRIIDAAIRVVGAKGIAGLSHRSVAAEADVPLGSTTYHFASLDELLIAALRRSNENFARAMRESEALLAPDADLAEELARLLGEWFSGGRGRPELEYELYLAALRRPALRPVAAEWTDGTAELLGGRTDPATARALTALMDGICLQVLLTGGTYDAAYAREMLARIIG; encoded by the coding sequence ATGGCCCGCCGCTACGACCCCGAGCGACGCGGTCGCATCATCGACGCGGCGATCCGGGTGGTGGGCGCCAAGGGCATCGCCGGGCTCAGCCACCGCTCCGTCGCCGCCGAGGCCGATGTGCCGCTCGGCTCGACGACGTATCACTTCGCCTCGCTCGACGAGCTGCTGATCGCCGCGCTGCGCCGGTCGAACGAGAACTTCGCCCGCGCCATGCGGGAGAGCGAGGCGCTTCTCGCGCCGGACGCGGACCTCGCCGAGGAGCTGGCCCGGCTCCTGGGGGAGTGGTTCTCCGGCGGGCGTGGGCGACCGGAGCTGGAGTACGAGCTGTATCTTGCGGCGCTGCGCCGGCCCGCGCTGCGGCCCGTCGCCGCCGAGTGGACGGACGGTACCGCCGAGCTGCTCGGCGGACGCACCGACCCGGCCACCGCGCGGGCGTTGACAGCGCTGATGGACGGGATCTGTCTGCAGGTGCTGCTGACGGGCGGGACGTACGACGCGGCGTACGCGCGGGAGATGCTGGCCCGGATCATCGGCTGA
- a CDS encoding winged helix-turn-helix transcriptional regulator, with protein MPQRTSLADADCAIAQALDVVGDWWTLLIVRDTARGVHRFDALQQELGMSRKVLAERLRLLVDAGVLTREPYQDRPARYEYRLTPRGRALLPVLIALQDWGDTWVTGDGETMATTTEASREAARVHALVGTRLPELELLDSYGVLSDPVADTPYTVLYCFPGAYARRDAYPPGWAGIPGARGCTLESCTYRDQLAEFTAAGASVHGVSTQRPDEQRAFADAEGLRFPLLSDAELELTAALRLPTFRVAGVSRLKRLTLVVDRDRTVREALYPITDIEASVRAALTAVGG; from the coding sequence ATGCCGCAGCGCACCAGCCTGGCCGACGCCGACTGCGCGATCGCCCAGGCCCTCGATGTCGTCGGCGACTGGTGGACCCTGCTGATCGTGCGGGACACCGCGCGCGGGGTGCACCGCTTCGACGCGCTCCAGCAGGAGCTGGGCATGTCCCGCAAGGTGCTCGCCGAGCGGCTGCGCCTGCTGGTCGACGCGGGAGTTCTGACCCGGGAGCCGTACCAGGACCGCCCGGCCCGGTACGAGTACCGGCTCACCCCGCGCGGTCGGGCACTGCTGCCTGTGCTGATCGCGCTCCAGGACTGGGGCGACACCTGGGTTACGGGAGACGGAGAGACGATGGCGACGACCACGGAGGCGTCCCGGGAGGCGGCGCGGGTGCACGCACTGGTGGGCACACGCCTGCCCGAGCTGGAACTCCTCGACAGCTACGGCGTGTTGAGCGACCCGGTCGCCGACACCCCGTACACCGTCCTGTACTGCTTTCCGGGCGCTTACGCCCGCCGGGACGCCTATCCGCCCGGCTGGGCGGGGATCCCGGGCGCGCGCGGCTGCACCCTCGAATCCTGTACGTACCGCGACCAGTTGGCCGAGTTCACGGCGGCGGGGGCGAGCGTGCACGGAGTCTCCACCCAACGCCCGGACGAGCAGCGGGCGTTCGCGGACGCGGAGGGGCTGCGCTTCCCGCTGCTGTCCGACGCGGAGCTGGAGCTGACGGCAGCGCTGCGCCTGCCGACGTTCCGGGTCGCCGGGGTCAGCCGGCTGAAGCGGCTGACGCTGGTGGTGGACCGGGACCGGACGGTCCGCGAGGCGCTGTATCCGATCACGGACATCGAGGCGAGCGTGCGGGCGGCACTGACGGCGGTCGGCGGCTGA
- a CDS encoding MFS transporter — protein sequence MGMLRNVPRTVRLLAFGAFLNGVVSFTFVYLFVYLTGPRELTVPQAGVIAGIGGVGLVAGNFTGGWFGDHYGHRRMLLAGALVSGAALVTLPLLPVAAMYGVLPLAQYAAGVVRAANSALVAVSVPEGGRRQSFAVMRAGSNAGFTVGPPLGALIAAHFSYDCLFVVDGLGTLLFAVYAAKVLPARGSVHTRPAHNPDAPGLLRELRARPAVPVLLAAILCVDLVYRQQYSTLPVFLADHGRSTQFYGWLLAINGGVILCLELPVTHALRRRAPLSIVGVGLLLVGLGFAALIPGAGVLFAVTMMASVTAGEILYKTTATAYVADQAPAHAQGRFQSLYAGASISGQVLAPPLGGALYATAPELLWPACALLAGGAGLAVLAARRLRGPRAGTARGPVRDAPAGQAPPVRQAQSG from the coding sequence ATGGGGATGCTGCGGAACGTGCCGCGGACGGTGCGGCTGTTGGCCTTCGGCGCCTTCCTCAACGGAGTCGTCAGCTTCACCTTCGTCTATCTCTTCGTCTATCTGACCGGACCGCGCGAACTGACCGTCCCGCAGGCAGGAGTGATCGCGGGCATCGGCGGGGTCGGCCTGGTCGCAGGGAACTTCACCGGCGGCTGGTTCGGCGACCACTACGGCCACCGCCGGATGCTCCTCGCGGGCGCGCTGGTGAGCGGCGCGGCGCTCGTCACCCTGCCGCTCCTGCCGGTCGCTGCGATGTACGGGGTGCTGCCGCTCGCGCAGTACGCGGCCGGCGTCGTACGCGCCGCCAACTCCGCACTCGTCGCCGTCTCCGTGCCCGAGGGTGGCCGACGCCAGAGCTTCGCCGTGATGCGCGCCGGCAGCAACGCGGGCTTCACCGTCGGCCCACCGCTCGGCGCGCTGATCGCCGCCCACTTCTCGTACGACTGTCTGTTCGTCGTCGACGGCCTCGGGACGCTGCTCTTCGCCGTGTACGCAGCGAAGGTGCTCCCGGCCCGCGGCAGCGTACACACCCGGCCGGCCCACAACCCCGACGCGCCCGGGCTCCTGCGGGAGCTGCGGGCAAGGCCGGCGGTGCCGGTGCTGCTCGCCGCGATCCTCTGCGTGGACCTCGTCTATCGGCAGCAGTACTCGACCCTGCCGGTCTTCCTCGCCGACCACGGCCGCAGCACCCAGTTCTACGGCTGGCTGCTCGCCATCAACGGCGGCGTCATCCTCTGCCTCGAACTCCCCGTGACGCACGCGCTGCGCCGACGGGCGCCGCTGAGCATCGTCGGCGTCGGTCTGTTGCTGGTGGGGCTGGGGTTCGCGGCACTGATCCCGGGGGCGGGGGTGCTGTTCGCCGTCACCATGATGGCGTCGGTGACCGCGGGCGAGATCCTCTACAAGACCACCGCCACGGCATACGTCGCCGACCAGGCACCCGCCCATGCGCAGGGCCGCTTCCAGAGTCTGTACGCGGGCGCCTCCATCAGCGGGCAGGTGCTGGCGCCACCGCTCGGCGGCGCGCTCTACGCCACCGCGCCGGAGCTGCTCTGGCCGGCCTGTGCGCTGCTGGCGGGCGGCGCGGGCCTCGCGGTGCTGGCGGCGCGGCGGCTGAGAGGGCCCCGGGCGGGAACCGCGCGGGGGCCGGTGCGCGACGCGCCTGCCGGGCAGGCGCCACCCGTACGGCAGGCACAGTCCGGGTGA
- the dapD gene encoding 2,3,4,5-tetrahydropyridine-2,6-dicarboxylate N-succinyltransferase, with product MTDTTSRTTGAVAAGLATIAGDGSVLDTWYPAPALTAEPGPAGTERLTPDLAVNLLGEGAAKAIGVDARRGVEIVAVRTVIASLDDKPLDAHDAYLRLHLLSHRLVQPHGQNLDGLFGLLTNVAWTSLGPVAVDDLEHVRLNARADGLHLQVTSVDKFPRMTDYVAPKGVRIADADRVRLGAHLAAGTTVMHEGFVNFNAGTLGTSMVEGRISAGVVVGNGSDIGGGASTMGTLSGGGKERIVIGERCLIGAEAGVGIALGDECVVEAGLYVTAGTRITLPDGQIVKARELSGASNILFRRNSVTGAVEARPNNAVWDGLNDVLHNHN from the coding sequence ATGACCGACACGACTTCTCGCACCACCGGCGCCGTCGCCGCCGGCCTCGCCACCATCGCCGGCGACGGTTCCGTTCTCGACACCTGGTACCCCGCCCCCGCGCTCACCGCCGAGCCCGGCCCGGCCGGAACCGAGCGGCTCACCCCCGACCTCGCAGTGAACCTGCTCGGTGAGGGTGCGGCCAAGGCCATCGGCGTGGACGCCCGCCGCGGTGTCGAGATCGTCGCCGTCCGTACGGTCATCGCCTCGCTCGACGACAAGCCGCTCGATGCGCACGACGCGTACCTGCGCCTGCACCTCCTCTCGCACCGCCTCGTCCAGCCGCACGGCCAGAACCTGGACGGCCTCTTCGGCCTCCTCACCAACGTCGCCTGGACGTCGCTGGGTCCGGTCGCCGTCGACGACCTGGAGCACGTGCGGCTGAACGCCCGCGCCGACGGCCTGCACCTCCAGGTCACCTCGGTCGACAAGTTCCCCCGGATGACGGACTACGTCGCACCGAAGGGCGTCCGGATCGCCGACGCCGACCGGGTCAGGCTCGGCGCGCACCTCGCCGCCGGTACGACCGTCATGCACGAGGGCTTCGTCAACTTCAACGCCGGCACGCTCGGCACGTCGATGGTCGAGGGCCGCATCTCCGCGGGCGTCGTCGTCGGCAACGGCTCCGACATCGGCGGCGGCGCCTCCACGATGGGCACCCTCTCCGGCGGCGGCAAGGAGCGCATCGTCATCGGCGAGCGCTGCCTGATCGGCGCCGAGGCCGGCGTCGGGATCGCGCTCGGCGACGAGTGCGTCGTCGAGGCCGGTCTGTACGTCACCGCCGGTACGCGCATCACGCTGCCGGACGGCCAGATCGTCAAGGCGCGCGAGCTCTCCGGCGCCTCGAACATCCTGTTCCGCCGCAACTCGGTCACCGGCGCCGTCGAGGCCCGCCCGAACAATGCGGTGTGGGACGGCCTGAACGACGTTCTGCACAACCACAACTAG
- the dapA gene encoding 4-hydroxy-tetrahydrodipicolinate synthase, whose amino-acid sequence MTASVAPFGRALCAMITPFTADGDLDLETAGKHAAGLVADGCDGLVLSGTTGESPTTTGAEKTALLRAVREAVGDGVPLVAGVGSADTRHTVQLAQQAEQAGADGLLVVTPYYSRPPQAAVEAHFGRVADATGIPLMLYDIPGRTGTRIEPATLLRLAEHPRIVAVKDCAYDLLGSTKVMGATSLAYYSGCEELNLPLYAVGAAGYVSTVANVAPRQLRAVLDAFDAGDTAAAARLNRLTAPLAELMMASGLPGTVTVKALLDAGPVREPLQPAGREATDGLRRAYEELLAATR is encoded by the coding sequence ATGACAGCATCCGTAGCCCCCTTCGGTCGCGCCCTCTGCGCCATGATCACTCCGTTCACCGCCGACGGCGACCTGGACCTGGAGACAGCCGGGAAGCATGCCGCCGGCCTCGTCGCCGACGGCTGCGACGGCCTGGTGCTCAGCGGAACCACCGGCGAGTCCCCGACCACCACCGGCGCCGAGAAGACCGCACTGCTGCGCGCGGTCCGGGAAGCCGTCGGCGACGGCGTACCGCTCGTCGCGGGGGTCGGCAGTGCGGACACCCGACACACCGTGCAGCTGGCGCAACAGGCCGAACAGGCCGGCGCGGACGGGCTGTTGGTCGTGACGCCGTACTACAGCAGACCCCCGCAGGCCGCCGTCGAGGCGCACTTCGGTCGCGTCGCGGACGCGACCGGCATTCCGCTGATGCTGTACGACATCCCCGGCCGCACCGGCACCCGTATCGAGCCGGCGACCCTGCTGCGGCTGGCCGAGCACCCGCGCATCGTGGCGGTGAAGGACTGCGCGTACGACCTGCTCGGCTCGACAAAGGTGATGGGCGCGACCTCGCTCGCGTACTACTCGGGCTGCGAGGAGCTCAACCTGCCGCTGTACGCGGTGGGCGCGGCGGGCTATGTCAGCACGGTCGCCAATGTGGCGCCCCGGCAACTGCGGGCGGTCCTGGACGCGTTCGACGCCGGGGACACCGCGGCGGCCGCCCGGCTCAATCGGCTGACTGCGCCCCTGGCCGAGCTGATGATGGCGTCGGGTCTGCCCGGCACCGTGACGGTCAAGGCGCTGCTCGACGCGGGCCCGGTCCGGGAACCACTGCAGCCCGCCGGGCGCGAGGCGACCGACGGGCTGCGGAGGGCGTACGAGGAACTCCTGGCAGCTACACGCTAG
- a CDS encoding DUF4232 domain-containing protein: MPTPSVSQTPGRMHAEKLQPGDLSTAPPATGDVPSPAPPPSAASRADCPSSGLVVDMGEVQAALGHRAVGLTLTNCGSKPYRVDGYPSVRVLDAQGEPLPVKVNPGSSYMGTDPGPKEIMLKPGKSLHSLLAWVSTATGGDLIEGDALEIAPAPGLEARTFPLQGSDVRLLDELNMTAWRTASPQ; encoded by the coding sequence GTGCCGACGCCGAGCGTCTCGCAGACACCCGGCCGGATGCACGCGGAGAAGCTGCAGCCGGGTGACCTGTCCACCGCCCCGCCCGCCACCGGCGACGTGCCCAGCCCAGCCCCGCCGCCGAGCGCCGCCAGCCGGGCCGACTGCCCGTCCTCCGGCCTCGTCGTGGACATGGGAGAGGTGCAGGCCGCACTGGGCCACCGGGCTGTGGGACTCACCCTCACCAACTGCGGCAGCAAGCCGTACCGGGTCGACGGCTACCCGTCCGTCCGGGTCCTGGACGCCCAGGGCGAACCGCTGCCGGTCAAGGTGAACCCGGGCTCCTCGTACATGGGAACCGACCCGGGTCCGAAAGAGATCATGCTGAAGCCGGGGAAGTCTCTGCACTCGCTGCTCGCCTGGGTCTCCACCGCGACCGGCGGCGACCTCATCGAGGGCGACGCGCTGGAGATCGCACCCGCCCCGGGGCTGGAGGCGCGCACCTTCCCGTTGCAGGGGAGCGACGTACGGCTGCTCGACGAGCTGAACATGACCGCCTGGCGCACCGCCTCGCCCCAGTAG
- a CDS encoding GNAT family N-acetyltransferase → MILRTATRDDLPAVLALLADENRVVEPASVVVDEAYERAFADIESDPRNEMLVLVDGDTVLGCLQATYIPGLGKRGEERALIEAVRIRADRRGGGLGRELMKQVVDRARLRGCALVQLTSSKRRAEAHRFYESLGFDRSHEGFKLAL, encoded by the coding sequence GTGATCCTTCGCACCGCCACCCGCGACGACCTGCCCGCCGTCCTCGCGCTCCTCGCAGACGAGAACCGGGTCGTCGAGCCGGCCTCGGTCGTGGTCGACGAGGCGTACGAGAGAGCCTTCGCCGATATCGAGAGCGATCCGCGCAACGAGATGCTCGTGCTGGTGGACGGCGACACCGTGCTGGGCTGTCTGCAGGCCACGTACATACCGGGGCTCGGGAAGCGCGGCGAGGAGCGGGCGCTGATCGAGGCGGTGCGGATCAGGGCGGACCGGCGGGGCGGTGGGCTGGGGCGGGAGCTGATGAAGCAGGTCGTCGACCGGGCCCGGCTGCGGGGGTGCGCGCTGGTGCAGCTGACCAGCAGCAAGCGGCGTGCCGAGGCGCACCGGTTCTACGAGTCGCTGGGCTTCGACCGCAGCCACGAAGGTTTCAAGCTCGCCCTCTGA
- a CDS encoding antibiotic biosynthesis monooxygenase, which yields MSVQFESRPDVARGDVGLVKAGTWDVGTPARQRQAVEAIREAWGSRDWPHPGLLSYTVHAGDDGKTLFHYSQWSGEGAYQEFFANGRDARNADIDAAVPGIRRLGPHTYELYRSTAPSDGDARAPGCVVIVDVEFDGPDKARQRDWVDTVFEALGTDPAPAPGGISGHFHVSVDGTRVLNYAEWASAQAHIDALAAPGDGVGSRTPQWERVQSYPGVSGGGVHRYSPALSLRAAE from the coding sequence ATGAGCGTGCAGTTCGAGTCCCGTCCCGATGTCGCCCGGGGCGACGTGGGCCTCGTCAAGGCCGGCACCTGGGACGTCGGCACCCCCGCGCGGCAGCGGCAGGCGGTCGAGGCCATCCGTGAGGCGTGGGGCAGCCGGGACTGGCCGCACCCGGGGCTGCTCTCCTACACCGTGCACGCCGGGGACGACGGGAAGACGCTGTTCCACTACTCGCAGTGGAGTGGTGAGGGCGCATATCAGGAGTTCTTCGCGAACGGACGGGATGCACGCAACGCCGACATCGATGCCGCCGTGCCCGGGATCCGCCGGCTCGGGCCGCACACGTACGAGCTCTACCGCTCCACGGCACCGAGCGACGGCGACGCCCGTGCGCCAGGATGCGTCGTGATCGTCGACGTCGAGTTCGACGGGCCGGACAAGGCGCGTCAACGGGACTGGGTGGACACCGTGTTCGAGGCGCTCGGTACGGACCCGGCGCCCGCCCCCGGCGGCATCTCCGGGCACTTCCATGTGAGCGTCGACGGGACCCGCGTACTCAACTACGCGGAATGGGCGAGCGCGCAGGCGCACATCGACGCGCTCGCCGCTCCCGGTGACGGCGTCGGGTCGAGGACACCGCAGTGGGAGCGGGTGCAGTCCTACCCGGGGGTGAGCGGCGGCGGTGTGCACCGTTACTCGCCGGCGCTCAGTCTGCGGGCGGCCGAGTAG